A window from Apostichopus japonicus isolate 1M-3 chromosome 2, ASM3797524v1, whole genome shotgun sequence encodes these proteins:
- the LOC139982974 gene encoding uncharacterized protein isoform X1: MACVTLWLVNIDISRTKTCCLSTSILMASGRKRIRSTEGSNAQASEVEVYLCHRCDSYQTNKFSYLLKHLQDVHSSEPSFTVRCGIANCEKTYTKLNSYLCHIRRVHGYAQVPDEVQHIGDVVNTIGNTVDAQPVPNEDISETISDTSNETIQRNLAIMILKWCEKYQLPKTCLNNLLEDVSVIVSTHQREQLNKVKKCLQASDINVDEIPALQELLNEITSKSVFESLQTEAKQLSYFKSNFYLVEPIELVIGQDERGKEETFQYIPILDTIKSLLQHEDIFAQVMNSHETCQDGVLSNYCDGKFYKTNRLFNSDVKTLQICLYNDDFEVCNPIGTFRKKQKLNSMYFFLGNIEPKYRSKLHVIQLAWLCKTIYVQKYGFAKLSEYLIRDLQVLEEEGISIWRNNCLYQFKGTVSMIVADNLGSHSIGGYFESFTANRICRFCMCTYKNLKELHLKTDFLHRSEELYNRHLELIQNDQSLSSVYGIKQECRFNSLSFFHVTTGLPSDPMHDLLEGVCPLVWSKVLSHFIHTNKIHLSSFNQRLALFEHKGSDKNKKPTPLSWASGTVAIKQTAAQMSCFMRTALYLLGDIIPERDTHWQLLLYLAGICELTFAPVHNVQSLSYLHGLVKDFLELYLDIFRNGLTPKMHFLTHYGEHIANFGPLSACSCMRFESKHGYFKKLARKTMNMKNLAMTLARRHQLLQCFYSTSAFFLEESNTTSTGGNVVDISCYKEKVKHVIQNGLNLGPQQQVFRAESVTINGVTYHKKAVLITGYDDTFLQFSLIGGIFLKSGKTYFLVSQLDTLYFSEHYHSYVVKPDPHGLYVLLQVHDLLDPLPLQFCSCKVGMCVATKYRLLSEFT; encoded by the exons atggcgtgtgtgacGCTTTGGCTTGTAAACATTGATATCTCAAGAACTAAAACTTGCTG TTTATCAACCAGCATCCTGATGGCGTCTGGAAGAAAACGTATTAGAAGCACTGAAGGTAGTAATGCACAGGCATCTGAAGTAGAGGTATACCTCTGCCACAGGTGTGACTCTTATCAAACTAACAAATTTAGCTACTTGCTGAAACACTTACAGGATGTGCATTCATCTGAGCCTAGCTTTACTGTAAGATGTGGCATTGCCAATTGTGAAAAAACCTACACAAAACTTAACTCCTACCTCTGTCACATAAGAAGAGTCCATGGGTATGCACAAGTACCAGATGAAGTACAACATATAGGTGATGTGGTTAATACCATTGGCAATACTGTTGATGCACAGCCAGTGCCAAATGAGGATATCAGTGAAACAATATCTGATACAAGCAATGAAACCATTCAGCGTAATCTAGCCATCATGATTCTAAAATGGTGTGAGAAGTATCAATTGCCAAAAACATGTCTTAATAATCTCCTAGAAGATGTTTCTGTCATTGTTTCAACCCATCAAAGGGAACAACTGAACAAAGTTAAAAAATGCTTACAAGCAAGTGATATTAATGTTGATGAGATCCCTGCATTACAAGAACTATTAAATGAAATCACTTCCAAATCAGTATTTGAATCTTTGCAAACAGAAGCCAAGCAACTTTCTTACTTCAAAAGTAATTTCTACTTAGTAGAACCAATTGAACTAGTGATTGGTCAAGACGAACGAGGAAAAGAAGAAACTTTTCAGTATATTCCAATTCTTGACACGATAAAGTCCTTATTGCAACATGAAGACATATTTGCACAAGTTATGAATTCACATGAAACTTGCCAGGATGGAGTACTGTCTAACTACTGTGATGGAAAGTTCTACAAAACCAATAGGTTATTTAATTCTGATGTTAAGACACTGCAAATATGTCTTTACAATGACGACTTTGAGGTTTGCAACCCAATTGGCACAtttagaaaaaaacagaaattaaacAGCATGTACTTCTTTCTTGGGAATATAGAACCTAAGTATCGTTCGAAACTGCATGTGATTCAGTTAGCATGGCTGTGCAAAACTATATATGTGCAAAAGTATGGTTTTGCAAAGCTAAGTGAATACTTAATCAGAGATCTTCAGGTATTAGAGGAAGAAGGTATCAGTATCTGGAGAAACAATTGTCTGTATCAATTCAAAGGTACAGTTTCCATGATTGTGGCTGATAACCTTGGAAGCCATTCCATTGGTGGTTATTTTGAATCCTTCACAGCTAACAGGATTTGCAGATTCTGCATGTGTACCTATAAGAATTTGAAGGAATTGCATCTCAAAACTGATTTCCTGCATAGAAGTGAAGAGCTGTATAACAGGCATCTGGAATTGATTCAGAATGACCAGAGTCTCAGTTCAGTGTATGGAATAAAGCAAGAATGTCGCTTTAATAGCTTGTCTTTCTTCCATGTAACTACTGGACTACCTTCAGATCCAATGCATGACCTTCTTGAGGGTGTATGTCCACTTGTTTGGAGCAAAGTGTTGAgtcattttatacatacaaacaaaatacatttgtcATCATTTAACCAGAGGCTTGCATTATTTGAACACAAAGGcagtgataaaaacaaaaagccAACTCCCCTTAGTTGGGCTTCTGGCACAGTTGCTATTAAACAGACAGCAGCACAGATGTCATGCTTCATGAGGACGGCTTTGTATCTATTAGGAGATATAATACCAGAAAGAGATACGCATTGGCAACTCCTGCTTTATTTGGCTGGAATATGTGAACTTACATTTGCCCCAGTACATAATGTCCAGTCACTGTCTTACTTGCATGGCCTAGTAAAGGACTTCCTTGAACTCTACCTTGACATATTTAGGAATGGATTAACCCCTAAAATGCACTTTCTTACCCACTATGGCGAACACATTGCAAACTTTGGTCCACTTTCTGCCTGCTCATGTATGCGATTTGAGTCGAAACATGGTTACTTTAAAAAATTAGCAAGGAAGACGATGAACATGAAAAACCTTGCCATGACTTTAGCAAGGCGCCATCAGCTTTTACAGTGTTTTTATAGTACATCTGCATTTTTCCTTGAAGAAAGTAACACCACCTCTACAGGTGGTAATGTTGTTGACATTAGCTGTTACAAAGAGAAAGTTAAGCATGTGATACAGAATGGCTTAAATCTTGGACCGCAGCAGCAAGTATTTAGGGCTGAATCAGTTACAATCAATGGTGTTACCTATCACAAAAAAGCAGTTCTGATTACTGGGTATGATGATACATTCCTCCAGTTCAGTCTTATAGGTGGCATCTTTCTCAAGTCTGGAAAAACATATTTCTTAGTTTCCCAACTAGACACACTGTATTTTTCAGAACATTATCATAGTTATGTTGTTAAACCAGATCCTCATGGTTTGTATGTATTGCTTCAAGTACATGATCTGCTTGATCCTTTGCCTTTGCAATTTTGTAGTTGTAAAGTCGGTATGTGTGTTGCTACAAAGTACAGACTGTTGTCAGAATTTACATAA